The Myxococcales bacterium genome contains a region encoding:
- a CDS encoding response regulator, translating into MRRDPLISTASTEPSDESESPARRSRRLNILHVEDNVEEVTLTRHLLSRNDDIQYDVKNAPGLNVAAQHLSHITYDAMLLDLNLGDGEGVYTLLWAAPFMSKLPVIVLSGSDNERLRDAALNVGAQDYLVKGSFSRESLSEAIIKAIENHQRAGEGRLSTATEDESQREALP; encoded by the coding sequence TTGAGGAGAGATCCTCTGATTTCTACAGCCAGTACAGAACCGAGCGATGAAAGTGAGTCTCCTGCGCGGCGAAGCCGGCGGCTCAACATTCTGCACGTCGAGGACAACGTCGAAGAAGTCACGCTGACCCGACATCTGCTCTCCCGGAACGACGACATCCAATACGACGTCAAGAACGCCCCCGGTCTCAATGTCGCGGCACAGCACCTGAGCCACATCACCTACGACGCAATGCTGCTGGACCTCAATCTCGGTGACGGCGAGGGGGTCTACACCTTGTTGTGGGCTGCTCCATTCATGTCCAAGCTGCCGGTGATTGTTCTTTCGGGCTCGGACAACGAACGCTTGCGCGACGCGGCGCTCAACGTTGGGGCACAGGACTACCTGGTCAAAGGCAGCTTCAGTCGCGAGTCGCTTTCGGAGGCCATCATCAAGGCGATCGAAAACCATCAACGAGCCGGAGAGGGAAGGCTATCGACTGCGACCGAAGATGAGTCGCAGCGGGAGGCACTACCATGA